The Apium graveolens cultivar Ventura chromosome 6, ASM990537v1, whole genome shotgun sequence genome contains a region encoding:
- the LOC141668269 gene encoding DNA-directed RNA polymerase IV subunit 1 isoform X3, which yields MLGVPNPTSSQCLTCDAKDVKTCEGHFGYIKFPYTILHPYLISDVAKILNKFCVNCKSERSRAKSTGSPSTHKQQERCKYCDGRSKDEYPRTIFKVSSKEIFGTTAILAKISERDFSRTEGIASDYWNFLPKDAQQEGNALKPNERILSHFQVHGLLTQIDPKFVIEFVKDKKDLIFMNNFPVTPNSHRVNEFGQQMRFDERTRSYRKLVNFEGSANELSARLLECLKMSKLRSEKTSTKGNSPMMFNQNEDAAPKLSGLKFIKEIILGKRSDHTFRMVVVGDPSIKVDEIGVPFHIAEEMKISEKLNSQNWESLALKILTKRETFVRREGRLVRVTIKDDKLRIGDTVHRPLRDGDIVLINRPPSIHSHSLIALSVKILPTNSILSLNPLICSPFRGDFDGDCYHGFVPQSVDSRVELQELVALNKQLINIQNGQNLLSLTQDSLTAAQLVIEDDVLLNCSQMQQLQMFCTQSRPLQSPSIIKASSRMNCSNSASSDTFLWTGKQLFSLLLPQDFNYNCPSNAVQIMKGELIASRSTSSWLRDTKGNLFYSLISHCQGEFLDFLHAAQGVLSEWLFMRGLSVSLADMYLSYDLHSRKNMIDEVSCALREAEHISCVKLLMVDSNLDFLVGSHEDGETAKDFGVEPMVCDRQKSAALIQVSVSAFKQVFRDIQNLFYQYASEDNSFLSMFKAGSKKSNLTRAVQHALCLGLQHSLVPLSFKIPRQLSCGAWNSQKELDSLDLTDDPSNISKSYIPYAVVQSSFLSGLNPLECFVHSLTTRDSSFGGHADISGTLTRRIMFFMRDLCTGYDGTVRNAYGNQVVQFSYNISPTSPKIIPDELVMDGACTTGGQPVGSWAACAISEAAYSALDLPISALETSPLLNLKEILECGSNKVKKTASLFFSKKLGRWTHGFEYAALEVKSRLERLQFINIVSTVMIMFSPKTCSESHGSPWVCHFHINKEMAKRKQIEVQSVIKALYMKCNSTLVKSKVQIPDMQITCNSECSEKGISTICINIRIVGNNENCSTQLETLEEMVIPFLLQTVIKGSSNVKKVDILWNDSSSLSTLHKGVSGELYIRVLMSDSCDRSRFWTILMNDCLQLMEMIDWSRSYPEDIQAATSALGIDFAKMQFISKLASAISDTGRAVLPEHLYLVADCLSSTGEFVALSANGLARQRKHTSVSSPFMQACFSSPADCFVNAAKTGTLDNLQGSIDSLAWGNSPSLGTGAQFDILYSGKDHEVSKPEDIYNLLGSQTCAPGRKVKVSRKLTDMSIKSLAKKSDLVRKDFKATHFLLMSKELRSILHKYKINQQLSELDEGIVVAALLFHPRSSEKIGSGLKEIKIGLSAKSSTSRCFLLERTDGSIEDFSYHKCIHNGLKLISSERAEKYQSRWLSGREVHHVG from the exons ATGCTTGGAGTTCCTAATCCAACTTCTTCTCAGTGTCTAACATGCGATGCCAAAGATGTGAAAACCTGTGAAG GTCACTTTGGGTATATCAAATTTCCGTACACAATTCTCCACCCGTACTTGATATCAGATGTGGcaaaaattttgaataaattctGTGTAAATTGTAAATCTGAACGGAGTAGGGCCAAG AGTACTGGCTCACCATCAACTCATAAGCAGCAAGAGCGTTGCAAATATTGTGAT GGACGTTCGAAAGATGAATATCCGAGAACGATTTTTAAAGTTTCGAGCAAAGAAATATTTGGAACCACAGCCATTCTTGCAAAAATAAGTGAACGAGATTTTTCGAGAACTGAAGGTATAGCTTCCGATTATTGGAATTTCCTTCCAAAAGATGCACAACAAGAAGGAAATGCATTAAAACCTAATGAAAGAATTCTATCACATTTCCAG GTGCATGGGTTGCTGACACAAATTGATCCAAAGTTTGTGATAGAATTTGTTAAAGACAAAAAAGATTTGATCTTTATGAACAATTTTCCTGTTACTCCTAATTCCCATCGCGTGAATGAATTCGGACAGCAAATGAGATTT GATGAACGCACTAGGTCTTACAGAAAGCTGGTTAATTTTGAAGGTTCAGCTAATGAGTTGAGTGCTCGTCTCCTGGAATGTCTAAAAATGTCCAAG CTAAGATCAGAGAAAACGTCAACTAAAGGTAATAGTCCTATGATGTTTAATCAAAATGAAGATGCTGCTCCCAAGTTGTCTGGTCTGAAGTTCATCAAAGAAATAATTTTGGGGAAACGATCTGATCATACTTTCCGCATGGTCGTAGTGGGCGATCCGAGTATAAAAGTGGATGAAATTGGTGTTCCTTTTCATATTGCAGAGGAAATGAAAATATCCGAGAAGCTAAATTCACAAAATTGGGAAAGTTTGGCTTTAAAGATTTTGACAAAACGGGAAACTTTTGTTCGTCGAGAAGGTAGGCTGGTTCGTGTCACTATAAAGGATGATAAGTTGAGGATTGGGGACACTGTACACAGACCTCTCCGTGATGGAGATATTGTTTTAATAAATAGGCCACCTTCAATCCATTCTCATTCACTAATTGCTTTATCTGTTAAAATTCTTCCGACAAATTCCATCCTCTCCCTCAATCCATTAATTTGCTCCCCTTTTCGTGGGGATTTCGATGGTGACTGTTATCATGGTTTTGTTCCACAATCTGTTGACTCCAGAGTAGAGCTCCAGGAGCTGGTTGCTTTGAACAAGCAGTTAATCAATATTCAAAATGGTCAGAATCTTTTATCACTTACTCAGGATAGTTTAACTGCTGCTCAGTTGGTTATAGAAGATGATGTGCTTTTGAACTGTTCTCAAATGCAGCAGCTTCAAATGTTTTGTACACAATCTCGTCCGCTGCAGTCTCCTTCCATCATCAAGGCATCTTCACGTATGAATTGTTCCAATTCTGCTTCGTCAGATACTTTCTTGTGGACAGGCAAACAGTTATTCAGCCTACTCCTTCCTCAAGATTTTAATTATAATTGTCCCTCAAACGCTGTCCAAATAATGAAAGGGGAACTCATAGCTTCCCGAAGTACATCGTCTTGGCTACGTGATACCAAGGGAAACCTTTTCTATAGCCTAATAAGTCACTGCCAGGGGGAGTTTCTTGACTTCCTACATGCTGCTCAGGGAGTTCTCTCTGAATGGTTGTTTATGCGGGGACTGAGTGTTTCACTGGCTGACATGTACCTCTCTTATGATTTACACTCCCGGAAGAATATGATTGATGAAGTTTCTTGTGCTTTGCGAGAGGCTGAGCATATATCTTGTGTAAAATTATTGATGGTAGATTCAAATCTGGATTTCCTTGTTGGAAGCCATGAAGATGGTGAAACTGCTAAAGATTTTGGAGTTGAGCCCATGGTttgtgatcgacagaagtcagcTGCTCTCATTCAAGTCTCTGTTTCTGCATTCAAGCAGGTGTTTAGGGATATTCAGAACCTATTTTACCAGTACGCAAGTGAAGACAATTCTTTTTTATCCATGTTTAAAGCAGGAAGCAAGAAGAGTAACCTTACTCGAGCTGTCCAGCATGCATTGTGCCTTGGTTTGCAGCATTCATTGGTACCACTTTCTTTCAAAATACCCCGGCAACTTTCTTGTGGCGCATGGAATAGTCAGAAGGAACTGGACTCGCTTGATCTAACTGATGATCCTTCAAATATATCCAAGTCATACATTCCTTATGCAGTGGTCCAAAGTTCTTTTCTTTCGGGATTGAACCCGCTGGAGTGTTTTGTTCACTCATTGACAACCCGAGATAGTTCTTTTGGTGGTCATGCAGATATATCTGGTACGTTGACTCGAAGGATAATGTTTTTTATGCGTGACTTGTGCACGGGGTATGATGGGACAGTGAGAAATGCCTATGGCAACCAAGTCGTTCAATTTTCATATAATATTAGCCCGACTTCTCCAAAAATTATTCCTGATGAGTTGGTTATGGATGGCGCTTGCACAACGGGTGGCCAACCTGTGGGTTCGTGGGCAGCTTGCGCAATTTCTGAGGCGGCATATAGTGCTCTGGACCTGCCAATTAGTGCACTTGAAACCTCACCCTTGCTTAATTTGAAG GAAATTTTAGAATGTGGTAGCAATAAGGTGAAAAAAACAGCTTCTTTATTCTTTTCAAAAAAACTCGGAAGATGGACCCATGGTTTTGAATATGCAGCCTTGGAGGTTAAGAGTCGTTTGGAGAGACTACAATTTATAAACATAGTTTCTACTGTCATGATAAT GTTCTCCCCGAAGACTTGTAGTGAATCTCATGGTAGCCCATGGGTTTGCCATTTCCATATAAACAAG GAAATGGCAAAGAGAAAACAAATTGAAGTCCAATCTGTCATTAAAGCACTCTACATGAAGTGTAATTCCACTCTAGTGAAATCGAAGGTGCAAATTCCAGATATGCAGATTACATGCAA CAGTGAATGTTCTGAGAAAGGTATTTCCACAATTTGTATCAACATTAGAATAGTTGGAAACAACGAGAACTGCAGTACACAGCTGGAAACACTTGAAGAAATGGTGATACCGTTCCTTCTTCAAACCGTCATAAAAG GATCTTCGAATGTGAAAAAGGTGGATATCTTATGGAATGATTCTTCAAGTTTATCAACTTTGCACAAGGGTGTATCTGGCGAGCTCTATATTCGAGTTCTCATGTCAGACAGCTGTGACAGGTCGAGATTTTGGACTATCCTCATGAATGACTGCCTCCAGCTGATGGAAATGATTGATTGGAGTCGGAGTTATCCCGAAGATATTCAGGCTGCAACCTCTGCCCTTGGAATTGATTTTGCAAAAATGCAGTTTATCAGT AAATTGGCATCTGCAATATCAGATACCGGAAGGGCTGTACTTCCTGAACATTTGTATCTTGTTGCTGATTGCCTTTCATCTACGGGGGAATTTGTTGCTCTGAGTGCAAATGGACTGGCACGACAAAGGAAGCATACATCAGTTTCTTCACCATTTATGCAAGCATGCTTTTCG AGTCCTGCGGATTGCTTTGTTAATGCAGCGAAGACGGGCACACTGGATAATCTACAGGGTAGTATAGATTCATTGGCATGGGGAAACTCTCCTTCTCTAGGGACCGGTGCACAGTTTGATATTTTATACTCTGGGAAG GATCATGAAGTGAGTAAACCTGAAGATATCTATAATTTGTTGGGTAGCCAAACCTGTGCTCCTGGCCGGAAAGTTAAGGTATCTCGTAAACTTACCGATATGTCAATCAAATCTCTTGCCAAGAAAAGCGATTTAGTGAGAAAGGATTTCAAAGCAACACATTTTTTGTTGATGTCGAAAGAGCTGAGGAGTATATTACACAA GTACAAAATTAATCAACAGTTAAGTGAGTTGGACGAGGGCATTGTGGTGGCGGCTCTACTATTTCACCCTCGATCTTCTGAAAAGATTGGAAGCGGGCTTAAAGAAATCAAA ATTGGTTTGAGCGCAAAAAGTTCAACTAGCCGCTGCTTTCTTTTGGAAAGAACTGATGGCAGTATCGAGGATTTTTCGTATCACAAATGTATACACAACGGTCTCAAGCTGATTTCTTCTGAAAGAGCAGAAAAATACCAATCAAGG
- the LOC141668269 gene encoding DNA-directed RNA polymerase IV subunit 1 isoform X4, translated as MNNFPVTPNSHRVNEFGQQMRFDERTRSYRKLVNFEGSANELSARLLECLKMSKLRSEKTSTKGNSPMMFNQNEDAAPKLSGLKFIKEIILGKRSDHTFRMVVVGDPSIKVDEIGVPFHIAEEMKISEKLNSQNWESLALKILTKRETFVRREGRLVRVTIKDDKLRIGDTVHRPLRDGDIVLINRPPSIHSHSLIALSVKILPTNSILSLNPLICSPFRGDFDGDCYHGFVPQSVDSRVELQELVALNKQLINIQNGQNLLSLTQDSLTAAQLVIEDDVLLNCSQMQQLQMFCTQSRPLQSPSIIKASSRMNCSNSASSDTFLWTGKQLFSLLLPQDFNYNCPSNAVQIMKGELIASRSTSSWLRDTKGNLFYSLISHCQGEFLDFLHAAQGVLSEWLFMRGLSVSLADMYLSYDLHSRKNMIDEVSCALREAEHISCVKLLMVDSNLDFLVGSHEDGETAKDFGVEPMVCDRQKSAALIQVSVSAFKQVFRDIQNLFYQYASEDNSFLSMFKAGSKKSNLTRAVQHALCLGLQHSLVPLSFKIPRQLSCGAWNSQKELDSLDLTDDPSNISKSYIPYAVVQSSFLSGLNPLECFVHSLTTRDSSFGGHADISGTLTRRIMFFMRDLCTGYDGTVRNAYGNQVVQFSYNISPTSPKIIPDELVMDGACTTGGQPVGSWAACAISEAAYSALDLPISALETSPLLNLKEILECGSNKVKKTASLFFSKKLGRWTHGFEYAALEVKSRLERLQFINIVSTVMIMFSPKTCSESHGSPWVCHFHINKEMAKRKQIEVQSVIKALYMKCNSTLVKSKVQIPDMQITCNSECSEKGISTICINIRIVGNNENCSTQLETLEEMVIPFLLQTVIKGSSNVKKVDILWNDSSSLSTLHKGVSGELYIRVLMSDSCDRSRFWTILMNDCLQLMEMIDWSRSYPEDIQAATSALGIDFAKMQFISKLASAISDTGRAVLPEHLYLVADCLSSTGEFVALSANGLARQRKHTSVSSPFMQACFSSPADCFVNAAKTGTLDNLQGSIDSLAWGNSPSLGTGAQFDILYSGKDHEVSKPEDIYNLLGSQTCAPGRKVKVSRKLTDMSIKSLAKKSDLVRKDFKATHFLLMSKELRSILHKYKINQQLSELDEGIVVAALLFHPRSSEKIGSGLKEIKIGLSAKSSTSRCFLLERTDGSIEDFSYHKCIHNGLKLISSERAEKYQSRWLSGREVHHVG; from the exons ATGAACAATTTTCCTGTTACTCCTAATTCCCATCGCGTGAATGAATTCGGACAGCAAATGAGATTT GATGAACGCACTAGGTCTTACAGAAAGCTGGTTAATTTTGAAGGTTCAGCTAATGAGTTGAGTGCTCGTCTCCTGGAATGTCTAAAAATGTCCAAG CTAAGATCAGAGAAAACGTCAACTAAAGGTAATAGTCCTATGATGTTTAATCAAAATGAAGATGCTGCTCCCAAGTTGTCTGGTCTGAAGTTCATCAAAGAAATAATTTTGGGGAAACGATCTGATCATACTTTCCGCATGGTCGTAGTGGGCGATCCGAGTATAAAAGTGGATGAAATTGGTGTTCCTTTTCATATTGCAGAGGAAATGAAAATATCCGAGAAGCTAAATTCACAAAATTGGGAAAGTTTGGCTTTAAAGATTTTGACAAAACGGGAAACTTTTGTTCGTCGAGAAGGTAGGCTGGTTCGTGTCACTATAAAGGATGATAAGTTGAGGATTGGGGACACTGTACACAGACCTCTCCGTGATGGAGATATTGTTTTAATAAATAGGCCACCTTCAATCCATTCTCATTCACTAATTGCTTTATCTGTTAAAATTCTTCCGACAAATTCCATCCTCTCCCTCAATCCATTAATTTGCTCCCCTTTTCGTGGGGATTTCGATGGTGACTGTTATCATGGTTTTGTTCCACAATCTGTTGACTCCAGAGTAGAGCTCCAGGAGCTGGTTGCTTTGAACAAGCAGTTAATCAATATTCAAAATGGTCAGAATCTTTTATCACTTACTCAGGATAGTTTAACTGCTGCTCAGTTGGTTATAGAAGATGATGTGCTTTTGAACTGTTCTCAAATGCAGCAGCTTCAAATGTTTTGTACACAATCTCGTCCGCTGCAGTCTCCTTCCATCATCAAGGCATCTTCACGTATGAATTGTTCCAATTCTGCTTCGTCAGATACTTTCTTGTGGACAGGCAAACAGTTATTCAGCCTACTCCTTCCTCAAGATTTTAATTATAATTGTCCCTCAAACGCTGTCCAAATAATGAAAGGGGAACTCATAGCTTCCCGAAGTACATCGTCTTGGCTACGTGATACCAAGGGAAACCTTTTCTATAGCCTAATAAGTCACTGCCAGGGGGAGTTTCTTGACTTCCTACATGCTGCTCAGGGAGTTCTCTCTGAATGGTTGTTTATGCGGGGACTGAGTGTTTCACTGGCTGACATGTACCTCTCTTATGATTTACACTCCCGGAAGAATATGATTGATGAAGTTTCTTGTGCTTTGCGAGAGGCTGAGCATATATCTTGTGTAAAATTATTGATGGTAGATTCAAATCTGGATTTCCTTGTTGGAAGCCATGAAGATGGTGAAACTGCTAAAGATTTTGGAGTTGAGCCCATGGTttgtgatcgacagaagtcagcTGCTCTCATTCAAGTCTCTGTTTCTGCATTCAAGCAGGTGTTTAGGGATATTCAGAACCTATTTTACCAGTACGCAAGTGAAGACAATTCTTTTTTATCCATGTTTAAAGCAGGAAGCAAGAAGAGTAACCTTACTCGAGCTGTCCAGCATGCATTGTGCCTTGGTTTGCAGCATTCATTGGTACCACTTTCTTTCAAAATACCCCGGCAACTTTCTTGTGGCGCATGGAATAGTCAGAAGGAACTGGACTCGCTTGATCTAACTGATGATCCTTCAAATATATCCAAGTCATACATTCCTTATGCAGTGGTCCAAAGTTCTTTTCTTTCGGGATTGAACCCGCTGGAGTGTTTTGTTCACTCATTGACAACCCGAGATAGTTCTTTTGGTGGTCATGCAGATATATCTGGTACGTTGACTCGAAGGATAATGTTTTTTATGCGTGACTTGTGCACGGGGTATGATGGGACAGTGAGAAATGCCTATGGCAACCAAGTCGTTCAATTTTCATATAATATTAGCCCGACTTCTCCAAAAATTATTCCTGATGAGTTGGTTATGGATGGCGCTTGCACAACGGGTGGCCAACCTGTGGGTTCGTGGGCAGCTTGCGCAATTTCTGAGGCGGCATATAGTGCTCTGGACCTGCCAATTAGTGCACTTGAAACCTCACCCTTGCTTAATTTGAAG GAAATTTTAGAATGTGGTAGCAATAAGGTGAAAAAAACAGCTTCTTTATTCTTTTCAAAAAAACTCGGAAGATGGACCCATGGTTTTGAATATGCAGCCTTGGAGGTTAAGAGTCGTTTGGAGAGACTACAATTTATAAACATAGTTTCTACTGTCATGATAAT GTTCTCCCCGAAGACTTGTAGTGAATCTCATGGTAGCCCATGGGTTTGCCATTTCCATATAAACAAG GAAATGGCAAAGAGAAAACAAATTGAAGTCCAATCTGTCATTAAAGCACTCTACATGAAGTGTAATTCCACTCTAGTGAAATCGAAGGTGCAAATTCCAGATATGCAGATTACATGCAA CAGTGAATGTTCTGAGAAAGGTATTTCCACAATTTGTATCAACATTAGAATAGTTGGAAACAACGAGAACTGCAGTACACAGCTGGAAACACTTGAAGAAATGGTGATACCGTTCCTTCTTCAAACCGTCATAAAAG GATCTTCGAATGTGAAAAAGGTGGATATCTTATGGAATGATTCTTCAAGTTTATCAACTTTGCACAAGGGTGTATCTGGCGAGCTCTATATTCGAGTTCTCATGTCAGACAGCTGTGACAGGTCGAGATTTTGGACTATCCTCATGAATGACTGCCTCCAGCTGATGGAAATGATTGATTGGAGTCGGAGTTATCCCGAAGATATTCAGGCTGCAACCTCTGCCCTTGGAATTGATTTTGCAAAAATGCAGTTTATCAGT AAATTGGCATCTGCAATATCAGATACCGGAAGGGCTGTACTTCCTGAACATTTGTATCTTGTTGCTGATTGCCTTTCATCTACGGGGGAATTTGTTGCTCTGAGTGCAAATGGACTGGCACGACAAAGGAAGCATACATCAGTTTCTTCACCATTTATGCAAGCATGCTTTTCG AGTCCTGCGGATTGCTTTGTTAATGCAGCGAAGACGGGCACACTGGATAATCTACAGGGTAGTATAGATTCATTGGCATGGGGAAACTCTCCTTCTCTAGGGACCGGTGCACAGTTTGATATTTTATACTCTGGGAAG GATCATGAAGTGAGTAAACCTGAAGATATCTATAATTTGTTGGGTAGCCAAACCTGTGCTCCTGGCCGGAAAGTTAAGGTATCTCGTAAACTTACCGATATGTCAATCAAATCTCTTGCCAAGAAAAGCGATTTAGTGAGAAAGGATTTCAAAGCAACACATTTTTTGTTGATGTCGAAAGAGCTGAGGAGTATATTACACAA GTACAAAATTAATCAACAGTTAAGTGAGTTGGACGAGGGCATTGTGGTGGCGGCTCTACTATTTCACCCTCGATCTTCTGAAAAGATTGGAAGCGGGCTTAAAGAAATCAAA ATTGGTTTGAGCGCAAAAAGTTCAACTAGCCGCTGCTTTCTTTTGGAAAGAACTGATGGCAGTATCGAGGATTTTTCGTATCACAAATGTATACACAACGGTCTCAAGCTGATTTCTTCTGAAAGAGCAGAAAAATACCAATCAAGG